The Geminocystis sp. NIES-3708 genomic sequence GTCTTCTCGTAAATAAAATCTACCATCTGGAATATTAACTAAAAAAGTTTTTGGTAATTCGATAATTGAAGAAAAATAAAAGCTAGGATGAATATTTTTATCAAGAGTTTTTGGTGGCTTTAACTTTAAGATATTATCTAAATTAAAATCATAATAATTAGTCTTTATTATCTGATTTTTTTCAACAAAGTTTAATGCAGTTTTATGATAGTTATGGGGAGAAGTCACTAAGTTTTTATTATCTTTATCGTTAGATTTTCTATGATTAATCAAATCAAAAATTAATTGACTTTTATGTAAATTTATGCTACTTAATTTATCTAAATAACTAGCTATTTTATCCCTTTGTTGAGTATAAAGTAAACTTAAAATTAAATTATAGTAAATAGACTCTAATTCTAGGTTTTGATTTAAAGCGATTTGATAATAATTAATAGCTAAAAGATAGTTTTTTTGTTGAAACAACAAGTTAGCAATATTAAAAGCAATTCCTTCTTGATTTTGCCTATTTTTTAAGGAATTAACTAAATTTATATTTAATTTAATTACTTCATTATTAATGGATAAGTTTTGAAGATTGTTATGATACCAATCTAAATATTTTTCAAAAAATAATGGTAGATTATCGATTAATTCTGTCCATAACTTTATTGTTAAGTTTAAGTTATTTTCAAGAAGGTAAATATAACCTAATTCCCCATAACTTTGATAAATTTTAGGTTCAATTTTAATAACTTTTAACAATATCTCTTTAGCATCGAAAAAATTATTATTTTTAAGATAACAATAAGCCAAATTTGATAAAATATTCAAGTTATTTTCTTGAATCTTTAAACCTTGACTATAAACTATAATTGCTTTTTCAAATTCATTAATATTTTGCCATAATAAACCTAATTTTTCATAAGTAATAATGAAATTTGGTTTTATAGAAATTAACTCTTCCAAAAAATAAACTGCGTCATCAAAATTACTTTGTTGGCTAAAAAGTTGAGCTAAATTTATATAAGCAAGGATATATTGAGGATTTATTTCTAAAACTTGTTGATATAATTTAATAGCTAAATTAATATTTGTTTGTTCACTTTTTAATTCAGCAATATTAAAAATTAATTCAGCAATAATAGCAAAATCTTCTTCTTCAGCATTGAAGCATAAATCTAATAAAATAGTTTGATAAAATTCTTCATTTCCCTGGCAAAAATAAGCTAATCCTAGATAGGTTTTATATAAATTAATTTCAGAGTTATCAACTAAAATATTCTCAATATATTCAATAGCTTGTTCATATTTTTCTTCTTCAAAAAAACTCTTTATTCTTATTTCATACTCAGAAATATTCATATCAAAATCAATAAAGTTATGATTTGGGTGAATATTATTCACCCCTACCTATTACTTATTCTAATCCGGGTCGAGGCATCGGAAATATTTTTTGCTTATTCAGGTATCGTAGCCAAAAACCACCAATAACTGCAAATATTAAAGATACCCAACCAGTTAATGATTGTAATAATAAGAAGCCACCAATGGATAACATTAATCCAAATAGTAAAAATATAGATGCAACAACTTTAAAACTATCCAATTTTAAATTTTGTAAAGGTTTAACTCCTGTTTTTTCTTGTTGTTTTCGCCAACCAATACCTCCGGGGCGAACTTTTAGATAAAATTTGATCAAGGTTTCTTCTGATTCTGGGGGAGTTAAATACATCGCAGTAATCCAGATAATAGCAGTTAAGCCTGAGATAGTCATTAACCTTAAGCCAAAATCTGTCGGAAAAATATTGAGATTGGGAATGACACTAGTTAAGCCGATAATAAAACCTGCTACCATCGCTGTTAACTCTGCTGTAGCATTAATACGCCACCAATACCAACGTAAAATCAATACTAATCCTGGTCCTGTACCTATAGCAATTACTAAACGAAATACTGTACTAATATCCTTGGCAAAAAAAGCGGCGATCCCACCAATAAGAGTAACTAGAATAGAAGCTATCCTTCCCACTAATACTAATTGATCTTGAGATGCATCAGGTGCAAAAAAGCGGCGGTATAAGTCATTAGTGAGATATGATGCACCCCAATTAATGGAAGTAGAAACTGTACTCATAAAAGCGGCGATAAGAGACGCTACCACTAATCCTAACATCACGGGGGGCAAAAACTCTAACATTAATTTAGGATAGCCTAATTCTGGATCTTCGAGATCAGGATACATAGTAATAGCGACAAGAGCGACGATAATCCAGGGCCAGGTACGAACAATATAATTAAGGATATTAAAAAACCATGCTGCTTTTTCTGCTTCGGCTTCATCTTTTGCGGCGACTAACCGTTGAATAAATTCACCACCGCCATCACTACGGCGAAAACTCCACCATTGTACGAATAAATAAGCGGAAAAAGTGCTAAAAGTAATTCCTGCTACATCACTCCAACGCCAGTTGAATAACCCTTCTCCTTGTGTCAGAGGAATCACTGATAACACATCAATGTCTGTAGCTTTTTGTACTGCTGGAATTAACTCTTGAATACCGCCAACATGATTTACTGCCATTATAGCTACAATCATCGCCCCAAATAAAGCTAGGAAAAATTGAAAAAAGTCAGTTACAACAACTCC encodes the following:
- a CDS encoding glycosyltransferase 61 family protein; translated protein: MNNIHPNHNFIDFDMNISEYEIRIKSFFEEEKYEQAIEYIENILVDNSEINLYKTYLGLAYFCQGNEEFYQTILLDLCFNAEEEDFAIIAELIFNIAELKSEQTNINLAIKLYQQVLEINPQYILAYINLAQLFSQQSNFDDAVYFLEELISIKPNFIITYEKLGLLWQNINEFEKAIIVYSQGLKIQENNLNILSNLAYCYLKNNNFFDAKEILLKVIKIEPKIYQSYGELGYIYLLENNLNLTIKLWTELIDNLPLFFEKYLDWYHNNLQNLSINNEVIKLNINLVNSLKNRQNQEGIAFNIANLLFQQKNYLLAINYYQIALNQNLELESIYYNLILSLLYTQQRDKIASYLDKLSSINLHKSQLIFDLINHRKSNDKDNKNLVTSPHNYHKTALNFVEKNQIIKTNYYDFNLDNILKLKPPKTLDKNIHPSFYFSSIIELPKTFLVNIPDGRFYLREDEASSAIITKENYIIGELSPESPALSPNHPDSHPSNHSIFKTNFLPSIQLIKGTVIILAGLANDIYFHWLFDILPRIKLLELAKINYREIDYFLVDNRTNFQKETLEIFGIPHDKILPLSFPLHIQAENLIVPSFPSTIAWMPPWSCDYLRNKILDNKDIQNQERKRLYISRKNSSNRRLINEDEVVNILLNYNFEIVNLEFLSVKKQGELLSTAEIVVSSHGSGLSNLVFCQPNTKVIEIFAPNYVYPCYWLVSNLINLDYYYLIGEIIGSKHFHQLLYPDSRLEDIYLNCQNLQQLLNKVI
- a CDS encoding sodium:solute symporter family protein — encoded protein: MQNIDWIVILLYLIITMALGVYLSGKASKSMEDFFVSGRSLTWWLAGTSMAATTFSIDTPLYICGIVATRGIAGNWEWWSFGISHVVLIYIFARLWRRSEVVTDAELTELRYGGKTAAILRGTKGFLFAVPINCIGIGYAMLAMVKVVTALQLWESLGLNVGDSGKLWSVIAVSIFVLVYSGFSGLWGVVVTDFFQFFLALFGAMIVAIMAVNHVGGIQELIPAVQKATDIDVLSVIPLTQGEGLFNWRWSDVAGITFSTFSAYLFVQWWSFRRSDGGGEFIQRLVAAKDEAEAEKAAWFFNILNYIVRTWPWIIVALVAITMYPDLEDPELGYPKLMLEFLPPVMLGLVVASLIAAFMSTVSTSINWGASYLTNDLYRRFFAPDASQDQLVLVGRIASILVTLIGGIAAFFAKDISTVFRLVIAIGTGPGLVLILRWYWWRINATAELTAMVAGFIIGLTSVIPNLNIFPTDFGLRLMTISGLTAIIWITAMYLTPPESEETLIKFYLKVRPGGIGWRKQQEKTGVKPLQNLKLDSFKVVASIFLLFGLMLSIGGFLLLQSLTGWVSLIFAVIGGFWLRYLNKQKIFPMPRPGLE